One part of the Acidobacteriota bacterium genome encodes these proteins:
- a CDS encoding energy transducer TonB: protein MAQGLGLGPIRFPPQHEPYTPPERRRHGTSPDSRVGLLRLKPARPPAAATGAKAGRVGSAGPDAALTILPDDVAPVQVSFLLRADGQRMGRSAVASVASHVAGVALFMLLLSLAPERVYEAIEADNYDGLIWLPAEGPGGGGGGGGNESLELPPQALLEGPDEAALSVPVEEVPEVVDPEPEPEPEPEPEPLVAQELSIPALPIAAAPETRPGLLEGLRVENSTSQGAGTGGGAGSGDGGGAGPGQGDGLGPGEGGGTGGGVFRPGAGVTTPQLLHDEQPKYTAEAMRARIQGSVWLEAVVLPDGTVGDVKVTKSLDRVFGLDEQAILAARQWRFAPGTRFGEPVAVLVVLELFFNLR from the coding sequence GTGGCCCAGGGCCTTGGTCTCGGTCCAATTCGATTTCCGCCGCAGCACGAGCCGTATACGCCGCCCGAGCGGCGGCGTCACGGGACGTCGCCCGACAGCAGGGTAGGTCTGCTACGCCTGAAGCCCGCGCGCCCCCCCGCTGCCGCGACGGGCGCCAAGGCGGGGCGGGTGGGCTCCGCTGGCCCCGACGCCGCGCTGACCATCCTCCCGGATGACGTCGCTCCTGTCCAGGTGTCGTTTCTCCTCCGGGCAGACGGCCAGCGGATGGGCCGCTCGGCCGTCGCTTCGGTAGCCAGCCACGTCGCAGGCGTTGCCCTCTTCATGCTGCTTCTCAGCCTCGCCCCGGAACGCGTCTATGAGGCCATCGAGGCGGACAACTACGACGGCCTTATCTGGCTACCGGCAGAGGGACCCGGCGGTGGTGGCGGCGGCGGTGGCAACGAGTCACTCGAGTTGCCGCCGCAGGCGCTGCTGGAGGGGCCGGACGAGGCGGCGCTGAGTGTTCCCGTCGAAGAGGTGCCGGAGGTGGTCGATCCCGAGCCGGAACCGGAGCCCGAGCCGGAACCGGAACCGCTGGTGGCGCAGGAGCTATCGATTCCCGCGTTGCCGATCGCGGCGGCGCCCGAGACTCGGCCCGGCCTGCTGGAAGGCCTGCGGGTCGAGAACTCGACGTCGCAGGGAGCCGGGACGGGCGGCGGCGCTGGCTCCGGCGACGGCGGCGGCGCGGGACCGGGGCAGGGGGACGGTCTCGGTCCGGGTGAGGGAGGCGGTACCGGCGGTGGCGTCTTTCGTCCGGGCGCGGGTGTGACCACACCCCAACTCCTCCACGATGAACAGCCCAAGTACACCGCCGAGGCGATGCGCGCCCGTATTCAGGGATCGGTATGGCTGGAGGCGGTCGTGCTGCCGGACGGCACGGTAGGCGACGTCAAGGTCACGAAGTCGCTCGATCGGGTCTTCGGCCTCGACGAGCAGGCGATTCTGGCCGCGCGGCAGTGGCGCTTTGCTCCCGGCACCCGCTTCGGCGAGCCCGTCGCCGTGCTGGTTGTCCTCGAACTCTTCTTCAACCTCCGCTGA